tgtgcgtaaccgcgacattcaaacgaggctacaaagaaaactaatgggactgtagcgactgtgttgacttcaaaatctgaggtgtgaactacgtttctattcaagcgttgatcgacatggtaatcgctctatagtattggagaaaagtagaaaaaattgaccctccgttacatcgtgacgtgtcatgccataacgtacagcacgcataaagcaactatttctgtcttacaatctctctccaccaggtgtagcacttctcattgtttaaaaacaagaaatggacaggggtaaggggggatacctagtcattttttgcgtcatcactaAGCGATCATgactgtttacttctgaagatcacattagcaccgccctaaaaaccgacacaaattcgacacaaaccttcaaataggtatgtaatgacacattatataaactctttatagtgttttatttactttttagaggcgataaggtgataagttggacagatcgagtgaaaaaaagcaagttttcccacatctcctctccttctcactatcacgcattagtttcgcttccccacccgcaatttttaaaaagacccgaaggagctcattgccttcttgaattatgcagaaacgggcagcgtggagGTCATGTCATTAATTTTGTTGGacaggggagaaattgtgctttacaatggtattgacattacagttgatctggaagtattacgtttttggggcgctaaaataaggtcaattgtacggaccaaggcgatgtacaaaagtgagtgagtttacgttaaccgaaaaacaactggcatttggaaagtttgaggtgagggagaaagtggGGTGGAACAAGCAttaagtatcttgctagctggatcaaattctccgttagctagccagagaaatgttgagccacattagccaacttaactgatcaaataattgagtttaATGTGTGAAAATGAGCTGGCTAATAAAGTCAgcaacatcagatgagctaacattagtaacctaaccaattcgctatagtattaactggttTACGACTCCTTGCCGTTCCTCAAGTAATAATGTGTTAAcgttgcttactggaccctggtaatctgtgaaatgttaactagctaacgaactAACCACTATCTGTTAAAGaatgttttccctctacagtatgtggttaattttcagaatgagagaattaggtgaaaGTGAGGCATTGCTCgttaaacaagtggattcagggatcaagtgtagctgggcctggcttaagctggatgccactatagaggtgaaaggaacaccacacactttccctctttctcactttttcTGTCATATTGTAGGACAGGTGTCCACATGCGGAAAGTGTATCATGTGCAATGTAGCCCAaatatattgtttttgttgtgttgaacttaACAGTAACGTGTGAGGGgggataatatatatttttaacttagtgaacgttatttttgcacacatgtagccttgcGCACTTGTTCGACGTCTATAttggccactataatagagcaaaaatagaatgcctgtttcATTCTAGttctactttaagatgtttttttccAAAGTGCAATATTTAGgtgtgtggtcacaagcgttctattataaaggctgtcttgGCTAACTGTaatattagtgtattgtttttttctCAAGATTTTTGTGTCATTTGCAGTgaagtctaggcaacaaataacattggattgctttctttacatttttttttagctGTGAGTAATATTCACattaaccactttattttacgcACAGAGACTGATCATGAAGATCAGtttctttgttgtttaattagttaaaacatgcatttccccctagcagggttttttgtttgtttcatgtttcaatgtataaaaaaaaaaagtgttacctTTTTGGGCCCTCGTTAGTTTGCATCCCCGTAGTTGCCATGCTGGCACTGCTGCTTAATTGCAGAAAAGACACAATTTGTATTTTGATTGGCAAAGCAAGTCCAACAAATGTTTTTGGGATGAATCCAATCTGTGTAATCTGACTCAACCTGACCATAGTGAAGTGTGCCCATAATCATTGGGACTTAAAGCTGTGAGTCTATGAAGTCTATGAAGTCTAACCAAACTGTTCTGCACTCCACCCCTTCACCAGAGCCGCCCAAGGAAGAGGTCAAGTTGGTGGCAACAGCAGGCAAGAAGCAGACCAAGAAGAAGGTGGAAGAGgtggtagaggaagaggaggaggaatatgtgGTGGAGAAGGTGCTGGACCGACGGGTGGTAAAGGGACGCGTTGAGTTTCTGCTCAAATGGAAAGGCTTCTCAGAGTGAGTGAAGATTTAATGCTTGTAATGCTAGTCACATAAATTATATTGGCATACATTACATACAATCCTGTATACATTTATTGATTTATAATTTTGCTTCTCTTTATTGGTACCCATGGGGTAGCCGGGGGTCTTGTCACCATGCAACCATGCAACAGGATTTGTCATACCCCCTGGGCCCTCAACAGGTTGGGCATATTGGTTGCCGTTTTCCTCACAGAGCATGTTGTGCAAGGTCAACAATGGTCTCCACTGTCTCTGGCTTGAGACAAGTGGTCGTGTGGAACACTTGTCAGCGGTTGGCAAGTACAGTGCGttcggaacgtattcagacccctttttccacgttttgttactttacagccttgttctaaaattgacgaagcaaaaacacgtttttaaaaatgtatacaaaataaaaaacggatatcacatttacttaagtattcagaccctttacttagtactttgttgaaggacctttggctgcaattacagccttgagtcttcttgggtatgacactacaagcttggcacacctgtatttggtgagtgtCTCCCATTCctccctgcagatcctctcaagctctgtcaggttggatggtaagcgttgctgcacagctattttcaagtctctccagagatgttagattgagttcaagtccgagctcctgctgggccactcaaggacattcagaagccactcctgtgttgttttcgctgtgtgcttagggttgttgtcctgttggaaggtgaaccttcactccagtctgaggtcctgatcacTCTGTAGCAGGTTTATCAagaatttctctgtactttgctccgttcatctttacctcgatcctgactagtctcccagtacctgcagctgataaacatccccacagcatgatgctgccaccaccatgcttcaccgtagggaaggtttcctccagatgtgacgcttggcattcaggccaagaagttcaatcttggtttcatcagaccagagaatcttgtttctcatggtctgagtctttagttGCCTTATGACAGCCAGCTTGGGAGTTTGCCAAGTCTTTTATTgcagagtggcttccatctggccactctaccataaaggtctgattggtggagtgctgcagagatggttgtccttctggaaaattctcccatctccacagagtaactctagagctctgtcagagtgaccatcgggttctcttggtcacctccctgaccaaggtccttctcccccgatggctcagtttggctaggcggccagctctaggaagagtctttgtggttccaaacttcttccattttaagaatgatggaggccactgtgttcttgagaaccttcaatgctgcagattttttttgatacccttcaccagatctgtgcctcgacacaatccggtCTCTGGAGCTCTAagcacaattccttcgacctcatgtcttggtttttgccctgacatgcactgtcaactgtgggactttttttatatagacaggtgtgtgtgcctttccaaatcatgtccaatcaattgaatttaccaccggtggactccaatcaagttgtagtaacatctccaggatgataaatggaaaccggatgcacctgagctcaatttaagtttcatagcaaagggtctgaatacttatgtaaataaagttggAATCAAAGGGGTTAACAtttttgggtccccaggactaTAGCACATAAATATTAAAGGACTACAACCTCATGTATAATGAATTACACAGGAATTCCCCTCAGCCAAAACTTACTTTCAGATATTGGTATTTCAACACCTTATGAATGGCATTGCAAGTCTCTGGAATGATTTTAGAGACGGTTGCAGGTCCAATACAAAATTGGAAGGACAGGCTCTTGTAGGTCTCACCTGCACAAAGACACTGATTACCAAATAAGGGTTAAAAACCAAGACAACAAGTCAACCCAGCTAGCTGCAAACTTAACTAGCtaacagatacacacagatacacttaACTAGCTCACAGATACACAGCTCAGAACATTATATGGGCATCGTGAGAAAAAGACAACCATGAAGCCAGCTGGCTATGTATGCCCACATGCTAGCCAACTCCAAACATTTGATATATATCTGCAAGAAACATTTTAAATAATGCTAGCTAATGTATTGTTTACATGTTTTGTGTGGTTAGCAAATGAGCATACAAAGTCAGCTGGCTAGTTTTTACTTGTCTTCATAGTTGTCTCTTTGTCACGATGCCTATCTAATATCAACATCAAACATTTAAACATTAGGACAGCTATCGCTCGCCAGTTGCCAGGAATCGCAGAGATGCTGTCTTTGAAATGAGTGTCTTGCTTCCCGATTAGAGGGGCCACCAACTCCACCAGCTGGGAAAGATTATGGAACTGGGCTACATCACCCAACTCCAGCTCGCTACACAAGTTTGCATAGGCTCCTTTAGGGccttcaacaaaaaaaaaaaaaaataaataaaatctttaCCTAATTCCGTTTGATATTTTCCCTATATTTTCCCTGTTTTTTCCTTCAATTTTTCGCTCCaaaaatcattttttttaaatataaaacaaCAAAATTGGATGTTGTATGtacacaacaatgcttaaaccataccaggagaccacttttgaggtctgggaaaaatctaagacatttacatttttgggTGTAGATACCCTTTAAATTCAAGTGTGCAGTCTGGCACCAGCAAGAGACCTATAGCACACATTATTTCAGATTTGTTAAACAAATCACTGCTGGATTCatgcaaataataatataattctgccaggtaggcatatACTACTTTTGCAGTTAACATTTCaatgagaaggtttttgggaaagcctttccatctaccagaagacggtTGTAATTCACATCATCGCTAATGGCTTTGTGGTAGACAAACGCGCGCACACAGGGGCTTTCCCGCACCGTTGCCTCTTCTaagttaaaggaaaatatgaatcccTTATGCTATTTGTTCAGGTCTTTATTATAATCTTGGGTAAATAGATTTTCCAATAAatacaatacatttagttgatgtCCTAAGTTCAATACATGTTTGAATGTTGAATTCCATTTTAATGTCTGGATTCTGTCCGGGTTCTCCATATCGTAGATTTTTATAGGACCCTACTCTTTGGGCTTGGCACTGCATAAGCCAAAGCCTGCTACCTAATCTCCTTTCCTTTTGGTTAGTTGTTTTTGCTCTTGTTGGTTGCTCTCATCGTTCTACAAAAGTCAATAGCCATCTCAAACACTTCCAGCTTGTTCTGGTCCATGGTGACACAGTGACTTGCTTGGTTGGTCTTCAGCTGCTGTATATTTGGCATCGGTCTGTTTTACTACTTCGTCCTCCAGTGTTGCGGTGGTAGTCCTGCCACCCTGGGCCCTGCCCCTTTTTTTTCATGGGGGGGGGGAATCTGATGGTTGTAGCCCAGGTATAAATGGACCTTTTTTACACTTTGTTTACCACAGTGAGGACAATACATGGGAACCGCAGGACAACCTGGATTGCCCTGACCTGATTGCTGAGTACATGCAGAATCATCATAACAAAAAAGAAAGTTACAAGAAAGAGTCTGGTGGCAAGAGGAAAGCTGGTGAGTCTGACACAGAGGCAGGGGGTGAAGAAGGCAGGCCCAAGAAGAGGAAAGATGAGGTGAGAGCCTGTACTTCGCTTCAATATTAAAGAACATGCCTGATACTATAGACCGTGAACGTAGTCCTGTACTGAACCTATTCCCCCTTCTCTTCTTCGCTCTCCTTATCTATCATTCTTCCAGGCAGAGAAGCCCAGAGGCTTTGCTCGTGGACTTGACCCCGAACGGATCATTGGAGCCACAGACTCCAGTGGAGAGCTGATGTTCCTCATGAAATGGTGAGTTCTGGGCAGCATTGGAATTTTGACACTTTTCGCTATACGTTACTGGGAGAGTGGAAAATGTTTGTGGGACATAAAACTGGTTAAAGTGGCTTCACCCTTAAATTCTGTCTCCGCAGGAAGAACAGTGATGAGGCGGACCTGGTGCCGGCCAAGGAGGCAAACATTAAATGTCCACAGGTGGTCATATCCTTCTACGAGGAGCGTCTGACATGGCACTCCTACCCCAccgaggaggaagagaagaaggatGATAAGAACTAGCCACAGGTCCAGGATGAAGGGGAAGGGGGTACAGAGGGTGGGGTTTAGAGTggtggggagggacagagaagCTGATTTGTTTCAAAAGCTTCATTCTGCAAACCCGGACTGTTGAAACTAAAACAGAGGTTGACAGATGGGTAGGGATGATGGGAAGACTTGTCAAGGAGGTGGGTTGGGGGGCATGGGTAAATAGAACTCGTAAGTCTCAAGATCACTTTATCAGGCCTCACCAGCTAGGACCATGGGATATGTAGTTTTCAGTCCCTGAGCACTGAATTGCTTTAAAATCACCAGCTCCTCTTACTGTAGCTTCGCCTCAGAAAAGCTTTTGTCGAGATGATACACTTTTGAGTGAGCGAGGTATCACTACAGCAGCTGAGTTTACAAAATAGAAGGGTCAGATTCCAAAACATGATCCAGCAAACGTTCTCAGCTAATTCAATTGAAATAGCCAATCTTAATTTCCAGTTTTCCTGCGTGAAATGTCGAAGTTGATTTCTAGTCAGAACATTATCTTGTACCGACACATCCCTCATCGAGCAACTTGCAGTGCTTTTTGTTTCTCTTTCGACTTTTTCAGAAACTCTGTTTTAAGTGTTGGCACCTGCCCTCCCTTGCCATATCATTATCATATAATGTGTAAATAGTTGTGGTTTTATTTGGTTATGAGAGCGATCTAAGAAGTgttttggctgttcagactggAGTTAACCTAGATTCTGGTCTTTAAGTGTTACGCATAGGTGTATAGAGTTGTGAACAATGGTGTGgagcagggtttccgttaggaaaatgtggtGCTGGACATTTGActggcagcattttaatttaccggacatttgagacATTTTCCCGACCCATATACATTGTGtgcgtaacctgattagggctTACAGCCATGGTGCTCCGTATGATAGAAATGACTTTtacattatggtaattcatctAAAAAGAACATGCAAATCGAGGATGCAACGGCGTGCGTCCCTACCGTATTCCAATgcgcactttgaagatgttagaacaactgtccacatgtacttttcctcagccaacaagacgagtaacgaacagcaaaatcaccTGCCTATGTcagtctactatcccccatagtggAACAATAAACCTAtttattggtcagcttgtcgttCTGTGCGATAAAGAAATGGTCTACTCCAAACGAactcccaaattcatacaaccagtaggcctaggctacataaaacaaaacagaaaagttaaagcaatgaggctgatgctaccgatcagaacgtttagcttaaaatgttgataaactattatttcttcaccCTTCGTGAATGTTTGTTCCGTAATGCAATTGGCAAGAAAACACTGTTGTGAAATGCGCAATGCACATGCGAGCGGTTTCATGAGATGAAAATATCCATTTGATCTCCCCTCttaatctaaagatgcaacaactagcatgggttgctaatatgactaggattgtgcctttgacAACCACtagaacatgagagaaataggctgctggtttcaatggcatatggaactCTAAAACAATTGCCTTTACGTTTCTACGGTCGGATgttggctaggctactttgaagcgagggaagacatgcctcataatatgaagtaaaacattcaggtttcaaacaatgaatgtttttttaaatgcatactgcctccattTCATTGCTAAGTGGTGTGTGATGCGCTGAAGCCTGCATATCGTTGCCTAGGCACTTAAAATAAGGGCGCTTCAATTGCCAGTTAATAAATAAAATAGTAGCTATTTTTAATGATGGCCATCATCTTATTTTAACACACGATTGCATTTAGTTGTGCAATGATTGGGCTTGTAAAAGCACGTTTGACTCCAGCAGCAAGGAACACGCTGTTTGAGAAGCTGTACCAGCAGCTCCTCTGTTCTGACAGATTTTCCGCTCAAATTACGCTCTGCATCTGTATGCTGTGTGCATGTGATAAGATGCATAAAGACTAACGAAAATACACAAACAGCAAATGAACCTATATACCGATAATCTTGACCGGTCAGATGTATTTGcatcgactggtatttccatcaatgaataggtGAAAAGGCATTTTTTTCCAAtgggattatttttttttttcacagaAAATTGGCCGGCAGCAATTTTATTTATCGGCttttcaccttttttttttaattggccAAAAGCCAGCTATTACTAGCCAACAGAAACCCTGGTATGGAGCAACTCACTTTGTTGTAGAGCACCAGTATGACCTATGTAAGCTCGTACCCATGGCTAATAAAACTTGATTGGTGTGATCCACTTTCCTGTCAGATAACATACCCTCAGAAAACCGCCAATAAGTAAGAAGCTACAGACGAAGATGCGAAAGATGGGCTTTCACTCAGATTCATCTTTGGTGGAAAGCTTGATTTACTATAACGTCCACATAGTCTGTCCCGCTTTCTTGTCGGGCTCTTCCCATGTGCAGCACATGCTCACCATTCACAGGCTTCCTTGAGGTGATTGGGGCTTTTAGAAGGTTTGGTATTGCGATCAAACTGCACTGTAAATACATGGATTTGGATTAAGGGGGTGGGAAGGGTTGGGCCCAGTCAAGGCCTATGGTTGGCTGTGGTTGCGAAGATGAGGgatggacaaaaaaaagtgttttctTGCAATGCAACCAACATAAGCCAGTAATTCAAGTGTCAAATCTCTCCCAAGAGGTATACACAGAGGTAAATGTAGTGTCTatgccagggctctccaaccctgtacctggagagctacagtcctTTATATTTTTGCTCCAACTCTAATCTAGTgtacctgattctaataattagctggttgataagctgactCAGGTAAATTAAAAACGGGTTGAAGAGAACCTACTGgagagtagctctccaggaacagggttggaatgcCCTGGTCTATGCACATGCTTCTGTTTTACTAAACCCCTGTTTTAAATAAAGACTGTTCCCTAGGTATAGTCTATATTGTGACTCAAAGTAAATACAACGGTTTTATGGTGATCTGTCTATAGTGTAAAGTAAATATATTCAAGGTGTTGACAGCCATGTGAATATAGATCAATCTAGCAACTTATCCATCTCACACAACTGACAAAAAGATTATGGGCCTCCTGCCCAAGAAATGGCAAGACCAGATCACGATGACCTCTCCAACTAAGCTAATTCTACTTTCAGACTTTACCTTTGAGCTCTGATGTTAATACTCGCCGAGTCTGGACCTGTTATATTAAAATGAGCTGCCAATTAAACATCTGACACCCTCAGAGGTGAGCGGGTTATATGAAACATCTGACACCCTCACAGAGGTGGGTGGATTATATTCAAGTTTGGTTTGTGGGGCTTTGCTACCGCTGGCTTAATTGCAGAATTGTTCACTGCTCTACTGCGTCTGAATATTCCTAAATTTTTTAAAAAAATCCTAAATTAAGTAATTGATTTAATCGATTAATCACAGCTAACAATAGCTTGAATGAAAGTGTTAATCGATTTAACTGATTAATCGTgactaacattttaaatgttgagGTACTGAAGACAACCACCAGTACCAGGGGTTTTACAGCCCTGGTATAGAGCCTGTTGCCTTGG
The sequence above is a segment of the Salvelinus alpinus chromosome 1, SLU_Salpinus.1, whole genome shotgun sequence genome. Coding sequences within it:
- the LOC139580190 gene encoding chromobox protein homolog 1-like, whose translation is MSEPTATATEAPSDVIPSVTTGVTTEGVDQLPTNANEPPKEEVKLVATAGKKQTKKKVEEVVEEEEEEYVVEKVLDRRVVKGRVEFLLKWKGFSDEDNTWEPQDNLDCPDLIAEYMQNHHNKKESYKKESGGKRKAGESDTEAGGEEGRPKKRKDEAEKPRGFARGLDPERIIGATDSSGELMFLMKWKNSDEADLVPAKEANIKCPQVVISFYEERLTWHSYPTEEEEKKDDKN